A window from Culex pipiens pallens isolate TS chromosome 3, TS_CPP_V2, whole genome shotgun sequence encodes these proteins:
- the LOC120427037 gene encoding protein mono-ADP-ribosyltransferase PARP16-like, translating to MNRTEKCSALRNAIDRDHTAADLRISLVVAAAKSFKYDSCLLPFPADYIVNKEKKIDELNQVLDSLPALSEIVLEELDEPQLDLLYWILCKQYGPGLRSVPKADFDSVFAKAPCLAAFQRPQFIFEVVHRDDANSERRFRENRTGFQSHHAYHGSKVFSFYSILNYGLQQHLNKTSVFGEGIYLSEELHVSQMFAPTGSGWSRSTLGSHLACTAICEYVDNPAYVKWQEDNQSSSIPEKYVLVKNNEMVQLRYLLVYGNSRNSAEPKRPATIDSKQPQKQQQQQRVVVAPPNRCARWMAANKSWLLAGGYVAMLFAIGLMNSRNAHYMKQMFLNKINGMCSALFGGEDT from the exons ATGAACCGCACGGAAAAATGCTCCGCCCTGCGGAACGCAATCGATCGGGATCATACGGCGGCCGATCTCCGGATCTCACTGGTCGTGGCCGCGGCCAAATCCTTCAAGTATGACTCCTGCCTGCTGCCCTTCCCCGCCGATTACATCGTGAACAAAGAGAAGAAAATTGACGAACTG AACCAAGTGCTGGATAGCTTGCCCGCGTTGAGTGAGATTGTGCTGGAAGAACTGGACGAACCACAGCTAGATCTTCTTTACTGGATATTATGCAAGCAGTACGGTCCCGGGTTGAGGTCCGTTCCGAAAGCCGACTTTGACTCAGTTTTTGCCAAAGCGCCCTGCCTCGCCGCCTTCCAGCGACCTCAGTTCATCTTCGAAGTGGTCCATCGTGACGATGCGAATTCGGAGCGACGGTTCCGCGAGAACCGGACCGGCTTCCAGTCGCACCACGCGTACCACGGCAGCAAAGTGTTCAGCTTCTATTCGATCTTGAACTACGGCCTGCAGCAGCACCTTAACAAAACCTCCGTCTTTGGAGAAGGAATCTACCTTTCGGAGGAACTGCACGTGAGCCAAATGTTTGCCCCCACCGGATCCGGCTGGAGCAGGTCCACGCTCGGAAGTCACCTGGCGTGCACCGCAATCTGCGAGTACGTCGACAATCCGGCCTACGTCAAGTGGCAAGAGGACAACCAAAGTTCCAGCATTCCGGAAAAGTACGTGCTAGTCAAGAACAACGAAATGGTCCAGCTCCGATATCTGCTGGTGTACGGAAACAGCCGGAACAGTGCGGAACCAAAACGGCCAGCAACAATTGACAGCAAACAGCCCCagaagcagcaacagcagcagagaGTGGTTGTTGCGCCACCGAATCGGTGTGCCCGGTGGATGGCCGCGAACAAGAGTTGGCTGCTGGCCGGAGGTTACGTCGCAATGCTGTTTGCGATCGGGCTGATGAACAGCAGGAATGCGCACTACATGAAGCagatgtttttgaataaaatcaatgGGATGTGCAGTGCGCTGTTTGGGGGTGAGGACACGTGA
- the LOC120427074 gene encoding proteasome inhibitor PI31 subunit has protein sequence MSSADYYGFESIYKLVEAAVQAKSDVLIAIIHWYLTKNAFRNVGIGDDKTLSDSEEQSELLPDGWNSNPKSYALRYVNDGQLYLLHGVDTGGLMVVNLVQVKSLSASNVTFQIDDTVKSLKGSITKLIPEVATVLDRVRKELLVPVFESNKKDGETQTKKEPEKVERVDVRPANPLLIGGGVPVGRFGSDPLGVGNVGRGDLDPFGRGGGMLFQPPGGFNPLADLRRPGGSGIVPGARFDPFGPAVGQNPRPFRQPGPDPDHLPPPGYDDMFM, from the exons ATGTCTAGTGCCGATTATTATGGCTTCGAGTCAATTTACAAGTTGGTGGAGGCCGCTGTTCAGGCCAAATCGGACGTTTTGATTGCGATCATCCATTGGTATTTGACGAAGAATGCATTTCGCAACGTTGGAATCGGCGACGAC AAAACACTATCCGATTCCGAGGAACAAAGCGAATTGCTTCCGGATGGTTGGAACAGCAACCCAAAATCTTATGCTCTGCGATATGTGAACGATGGCCAGTTGTATCTTCTGCACGGAGTGGACACCGGAGGCCTCATGGTTGTCAATCTGGTCCAAGTCAAATCGCTAAGTGCGTCCAATGTGACCTTCCAAATCGACGATACCGTGAAATCGCTGAAAGGATCCATCACCAAGTTGATTCCGGAGGTGGCCACCGTACTGGATCGGGTTCGCAAAGAGCTGCTGGTTCCCGTGTTTGAAAGTAACAAGAAAGACGGCGAAACCCAGACCAAGAAGGAACCGGAAAAGGTCGAACGAGTCGACGTACGTCCGGCGAATCCACTTCTCATCGGCGGAGGCGTTCCGGTGGGTCGTTTCGGGTCGGACCCTTTGGGCGTGGGAAACGTCGGACGCGGCGATCTCGATCCTTTTGGACGTGGCGGTGGGATGCTGTTTCAGCCCCCGGGCGGCTTCAATCCGTTGGCCGACCTAAGAAGACCAGG TGGCAGTGGCATCGTACCAGGAGCACGGTTCGATCCGTTCGGACCCGCGGTCGGTCAAAATCCACGGCCATTCCGCCAGCCGGGCCCTGATCCGGACCATCTGCCACCGCCAGGATACGATGATATGTTCATGTAG